The Natrinema saccharevitans genome includes the window GTATGACGCCGCAGCAACAGCATATGCTCGCGACGGCTTCGAGAAGTGCCTCGAATCCCACTTCCGAATGAATGGGGATACTCGCGTCGGAATCACAATGCTCCTGCAGGCGATAAGCTGCGATCATCGCGCCGATAATCGCGGGCGAGCCGAACGGCTCTTCCAGATCGCCGAGTCGCTGATTGCCGACGCCGAGAGCCAAGCCGAGACCGAGGTTTTGCGCGGGCTACTGAACGAATGGCGTGGTGATGGACGACTCATGCTCTGTCAACGTGAAGCGATCGACCACTATCGAGACGCCAGAGAACAGTACGAAACCGTCACGTGGCAGGATCTAACCTGGCGAGACGAACCCGAGTTCATGCACGCGTATTGGGCTATCGAGCGATTCAGTCGAGTTTACGACGAACCGTTACCCGAAAACCCCGACTCGATGTCGTTTCAGGAGCGGATCGACGCAAAACTGGACCTGGCTGCGGACGTACTCGCAGAAACTGACTGAACGCGCTGGTCCGCTCATCGAGACCGAATCGCGGATCGAACTGGCGAAGACGGTCATTGGCTCCGGTGACTAACTATTTTCCTGACATAATCGTAGGGAATAATAGAGAAGAGGTCTATACAACGATTCAACAGGTAATCGAAAACGGTGGGGAAGGAACTGACGAAGTTTGGAAAGAGCCGGCTCTGGTGAATCGCTGTACACCGTCGGTTTCGCTGTCAGAACTATATTCATGACTGAACAAGACTACTCTGAGGCTGCTCGTCACCTGCGAAGTGACGGAAAACTCGAAACTGCAGCTAGTTACTACACATCGGCTGCTCACGGGTATTTGATGAAGTTCAAAAAGGTCGACTCTGAAGACCATGGTGAAATATCTCCGTATAAATTCGGTCATTTTGCAATATATATGTTACTCGGTTCCCTCTGTTATCGGATCACCGGCGAGCGACATCGCTGCCGGACCAATTGCGAAATTGGTATTCTTGTCACCAAGGATATTAGGGAACACGAACAGACATTTCAAAAACCAACGCACGAGCCACGGACAGGGCTTTGCTACGAACTTATCGGAGACTTTCAGTTGGTTGGTGAGATCGGATCATACGAGAATGCCTACCATCGAGCGGAGCAGTACTACGAAACAGTTGACAACCCACATCAGTGGTCAGTTGAACCCGAGTTCGAAATCCAGATGATCGTGCTTCTCGAACTCGCGGACAGCATTGACTACAAGATATCAGATTCGGAAAAAAGGATCTACGCTACCAGTCACTCATCGACAGAATCCAATACAAACGCGATCACTTCGAATCGATTCTCGATAAGATAATCGATGCAGGGAATTGGAATTCGGACCGTTTTTGATAGTCTATAGGGGAGTTAATTAATTTAAATCATAACACAACAGTGGTCGGCCGAGGTGTACGAGGTCACGGACAATCCCGACACGATATATAGCGAATAGGAATACTCGTTTTTGAGCCGACCCTCGAGCGCCACGAGATCATCCGCTCGCTCCAACTGGGCGAGATTGACGTCTTCGTGGACATCAACCTCCTGCGGGAGGGACTGGCAAATGAACAGCCCGATAAGATCGAAATAACCGTCAGCGACCAGGCTGGCGCAGAGGCAGAATACGTGATCGACGTTTCGGGTGACGAACCTCAGATCGTGGAGGCGTCGGCCGCCGTAGGTGCTGGGTTGGTCGTTACCCCGGAGCCCGTTTCGAGCGGTACCGGTGCGGTCGTGATCACTACTGCCCTCGGCGGCGCAGCACTCTACGGAATTGCCCAAGAGACCGTCCTCAATGACGGTAGCAAGGTGACTGAAGAGACGTTCAGCTCGAGCGTTAGCATCGGTGCCGAGACCGAGAAAGCGTGGGAGACGCCGGATGGCCTCGAGATTACGCTCCCGAGCGGGGCCGTCTACGAACACGAAATTCACGACGGGCACGAGCGCAAACACGGCTGGGAGCAGATCAAAGAACTCCCGGGAATCAGCCAACCCGGAGATGTCCGTGAGATCGTTCGTGCGCCGAACGCGATCGAGGAAGACGGTCGCTACGATCTGATTATCGGCGATAATCCGGGCGGAGACGGGCAGATTATTCTGCGCGTGGCCGAGGGACTGTTGGTCTCTGCGGCACAAGTCGCATCAGATCCGCATCGCGGTGAAGAAATCGAAATTACGGAAGAGGCAATCCGACATATAATCGAAGACCACGACGACTGGGATCACGAGATAATCGGACAAAATGAAAACGAGGTTCGTGAGACTCTTCGTAAGGTAATCGAGGGCACTGCTGGCGAAGGCGCAGACGAAGTGTGGAAGGAACCGAATCAGGACCGATGGATGTATGTGAAGACGTTAACGATAAATGGCCAAGAAGTCACAATAGTGTTGTTCGTCATGGACGGTGAGGTTGCTTCCGCGTTCGCACCCACACACGATACGATCGATGGATATGAAGGACATACTGACGACATTATCGAATACTACATCAAACGTCAAGAAATGATTAAAAAATATGCGAACGAAGGAAGTGAGATCATTGAAGATGTCGATATCAATGAACAAGCGGAGTCAATTCCAAAGCCGGATCCACCATGATCGAGTTTAAGTTAAAAAGCGAATATGGTGGCTGGAAAATGACCGGTCTCCCCGATAGTCTGCAATTCGTCGTGCAGACATCGACAAAATCTATCACGCTCACTGCGTCACTTGAGGAACTGCTGCGAGCGTATGGATATATATATCATAAAAAAGATGGAGCCGCCCCCGTGTACACATCCACGTTGGAATTTACCTTCAACGACGATACCTGTTGCCTCAGTTTCAACGCGCACAGTACGCAAGTAGGTACATGCGAACTGAGAAACTCTTTTGAAGATTTACTCTCAGAGATATTTCGGTCGAAGAATGATAAAGATCCTGCAAGGCGCGACGATCAATTGGAACACGTCTCTACAAAACTTCGGAACAATGATATAGGATATGATGTTTTCACGCTACATGAGTCACTAGTCGATGGTTGATTTCATATAGGAACGAACTGACTATATAACGCCGATTGAGAGTTACAGGATGTACAGAGAACAAGCAAGTCGGCGTCGAGCGAATGGTTCGTTCGAGGTCTCGGCCACGAGTGGGCCGCCGATTCGTTACTGATGACCGGCGATGAGACCGCGCTCACCGAATATCGGACTGCTCGAGAGTCGTTCGAGGGTATCGACTTCGACACGTAACTCTACTGGGGGCAAGCCCCAAGTACGATACTGCCTTCCTTCCGATGAAGCGATTCTTCGAACAACACGGTCTCGAATACTTCGACCGCCACGATATCGACTTTTCAGGGCGCGTCGAATGGAAGATAGCGATGTGCGATACGCTACTCGAATAGTCGTTCACGCCGACCGTCTTCGGGTTCGCTATTCGGTGTCGATCGAGCCGATAAAAGCAAGACGCCGCCCTCCGTAGCGGGTGGCGTGTGACACCGGTGACTCGGCCGGATTACTCTCGCTCGAGACTACCGGGCACCACGGGACAGCCACAGGGCGAAGCGGTGCCGACGCCGGGGCCGGCGACGGTCACGACCCAGACGGGGCGACCGCAGCGGGGGCAGTCGGGGACCGACCACTCGTCGTCCGGCTCGTCGGCCGGTTCGGAGCGGACCGGCCTCGAGTCGGGGTCGTCGCTCATCGGTCCCTCCGCGGGGAGCGCGGCCGATCCCCGCCGTCGGGCGCTGTCGCTGGTCGTCGGGGTTGATTCCACCGTCGTGCGGGACGTTTATATCCCGCTAGGATGTACGCAATCATGGCTTTCGAAGCCTTGCGGCTTGGAAGCCAGTCTCGGGTGGTTCCAGCACCCGGGGCGTTTCGACGGCCGCCCCCAACCGGTCGGGCGTTCGGAGACCGGCTTCCAGTTGAATGTTAACTTGTTGTATCTTATAACTACTGGTGTATGTGGTGAAAGTATACTTTCCGGTCCGAGTACCACGGCCGCTGGGGATATCGTCCCTACGAGACGACGATCGACGGCTGGATGACTCTCCCGTCACAAACAACGGACGTCTCGACGGCGGGTTCAGGTATTTCCCCGTCGAGGAATCAGCCGGTCACTGGAGCGTCTGTCTCACGTTCGCTGAGGCGACCGATCTCAAACCCCGTTTACAACCGCTTCACCCCTCGTGCGAGTCCGACCGTGATTCACCGGCTCCGTCAGCAGTTCGCTTGAGCGCCCGCTCGACGAATGTCGCGACCTTCTCGTTTGAATCCGTCCGATGGGACGCGAGGTCGTCACGATACGGCCGGACTGCGCTCGGAACTTCGCCCGCGATTCTCGAGACCGCTACCGCAAGGTTTCCACGCGCGGTCTCCGATAGCTCATCGTCGGTGAGCGCCTCGAGTACTGTCTCGACGTGTGCGGCCACCAGCCCCGGGTCGGCTTTCGCGAGTCGGCCGACGACTTGCGCTGCAACGAGACGAAGGTCCGTCGATTCGGCGGTGAGCGCGTCGATACTAACGTCACGAAGTAGCTCGCGATCGGTATCCGGAATAGCGCCGGCACTGATACTGTAGAGCAACTTGACTCGAACCGAGTCGACTGGCTCGGCAACCGCTCGTTCGATCAGACGGTCCATCCACGCTCCGAGACGGGAATGGTCTTCCCAGGCCACTGTGGCGAGGGCGGACGCCGACTGGTAGCGGACCTCCAACTGACCGTGATCGAGATGCGCTACCAGGAACGCGATTGCCTCGTCGGTGAGTGGTTCGTCGGCTTCCATTTCCTGTTGGAGAGACAGTATTCGGCTGAGAACAACAGGTGTCAACTCGAGGAACGAGCGACTGGGATTCGTCAACCGACTCCGAACGATTCCGACGAACCCGCGCCGTTCGACCGTTAGCGTGATCACGACCGAGGCGAGGGCATATCCGATGAAATCGTAGCGGACGGCAACGAGCGCTTCTCTTCCACCCAGTCCGACGGCTGTAAGCGCGACTGCATAGAGGAGTCCGAACCCGAATGCGCTGGCGGCTAGAACGAAAAGGACGACTGACGGACCGTATACGAGGCGTCGCTCGAGTCCCTCAGTTTCGAGTGAGACAATGGCCGTATTGAGCGCGTCTCGAGTACTCGGCATCGCCGTCACGGCCAACGAAACCCCAATCCAGAGCCCGAGCAATCCCAGCAGTTGTGTCTGCAGTCCCGTTTCGACTACGAGGATGTCCCAGTGGAGGCGAACGAGGCCGGACACCGTGTTCGGATAGGTGATAACGTCCACGGGAAGGAGTGACCTCGTTACCGCGGTGAAGACGGAAAGCGCTGCCACCGTGTTGACGACTAGTGGGGCGATCGCGATCAGGAACGCTTTCCACGCGGAGCGTGGACGTTCGTGACGCACCCATCCAAGCGCCGGTTTCGTCAAGCCGGCCGGAATCACGGGCAGCCCCACGAGTCTCGTCTGAGTGAGTTTGACACCGAG containing:
- a CDS encoding metalloprotease family protein, whose product is MSLRDVRGRWDSGLHSFWAFVGLLFAPGIVVHELAHAGACRLLGVKLTQTRLVGLPVIPAGLTKPALGWVRHERPRSAWKAFLIAIAPLVVNTVAALSVFTAVTRSLLPVDVITYPNTVSGLVRLHWDILVVETGLQTQLLGLLGLWIGVSLAVTAMPSTRDALNTAIVSLETEGLERRLVYGPSVVLFVLAASAFGFGLLYAVALTAVGLGGREALVAVRYDFIGYALASVVITLTVERRGFVGIVRSRLTNPSRSFLELTPVVLSRILSLQQEMEADEPLTDEAIAFLVAHLDHGQLEVRYQSASALATVAWEDHSRLGAWMDRLIERAVAEPVDSVRVKLLYSISAGAIPDTDRELLRDVSIDALTAESTDLRLVAAQVVGRLAKADPGLVAAHVETVLEALTDDELSETARGNLAVAVSRIAGEVPSAVRPYRDDLASHRTDSNEKVATFVERALKRTADGAGESRSDSHEG